In one Alnus glutinosa chromosome 14, dhAlnGlut1.1, whole genome shotgun sequence genomic region, the following are encoded:
- the LOC133857222 gene encoding flavanone 3-dioxygenase 2-like: MEKLISGRSHLPFVPESFILPPESRPGQTKFPPCDSIPVIDLGGQQLGFDRAQLVKQIIQASQEFGFFQLTNHGVSEKLMHDVLDVANEFFGLPAKDKESLYSEDPKQTCRVHTSINYDREKVHYWRDNLRHPCHPLEEHMPFWPEKPPHYREVIGSYSAGVRKLSLWILDLIGEGLGLESGYFRDELSQVQFISVNHYPPCPDPSLTLGLPKHCDPNLITLVLQGKVQGLQVLKDGQWLAVEPLPNAFVVNIGYMLQIMSNGKLSSAEHRVMTNKEVARTTVSSFLYPSNTCRVGPLKTLLCDCIRPLYRDFVFKDFLSTYADDTPVGVPPLERYKIQY, translated from the exons ATGGAGAAGCTCATATCAGGCAGGTCTCACTTGCCATTTGTGCCTGAATCCTTCATATTACCACCAGAAAGCAGACCAGGGCAGACTAAATTCCCTCCATGTGACTCCATTCCAGTCATTGATCTTGGAGGACAACAACTTGGTTTTGATCGAGCACAGCTAGTTAAACAGATTATCCAGGCTAGCCAAGAATTCGGATTCTTTCAG TTGACTAATCATGGGGTTTCGGAGAAACTAATGCATGATGTGTTGGACGTGGCCAATGAGTTCTTTGGGCTGCCTGCCAAGGACAAGGAAAGCTTATATTCTGAGGACCCCAAGCAAACTTGTAGAGTACACACAAGCATAAACTATGATAGAGAGAAGGTTCATTACTGGAGAGACAACCTGCGGCACCCTTGTCATCCTCTAGAGGAACACATGCCATTTTGGCCTGAAAAGCCTCCTCACTATCG GGAGGTGATTGGAAGTTATTCAGCAGGGGTAAGGAAGCTGAGTTTGTGGATTTTGGATTTAATTGGTGAAGGATTAGGGCTCGAATCTGGATATTTTAGGGATGAACTCAGCCAAGTTCAGTTTATTTCTGTAAATCATTACCCTCCATGCCCAGATCCAAGCCTAACCTTGGGATTGCCCAAACATTGCGATCCTAATCTCATAACCCTCGTTCTCCAAGGGAAAGTGCAAGGTCTACAAGTCTTAAAGGACGGGCAATGGCTTGCAGTTGAGCCTCTCCCTAATGCATTTGTGGTCAATATAGGCTACATGTTACAG ATTATGAGCAACGGGAAGCTAAGCAGTGCTGAACATAGAGTTATGACGAACAAAGAGGTTGCAAGGACAACAGTCTCCAGCTTCCTCTATCCTTCCAACACCTGCCGTGTTGGACCTCTAAAAACACTTCTCTGTGATTGCATTCGTCCCCTCTACAGAGATTTTGTGTTCAAGGATTTTCTTAGCACTTACGCAGACGACACTCCCGTCGGAGTTCCGCCTCTCGAGCGATATAAGATTCAGTATTAA
- the LOC133857223 gene encoding LOW QUALITY PROTEIN: hyoscyamine 6-dioxygenase-like (The sequence of the model RefSeq protein was modified relative to this genomic sequence to represent the inferred CDS: inserted 2 bases in 2 codons), translated as MEKLISSRSHLQFVPESYILPLESRPGQTEVPLCETIPVIDMGGELGSDRGQLVKQIIQASQEFGFFQLINHGVPEKLMHDVLDVAKEFFELPAEDKASLYSEDPKQNCRLYTSIDYEAEKVHYWRDNLRXPLSICHPLEEHVQFWPEKPAPYRDVVGSYSGEVRKLSLWLLDIICEGLGLESGCFGEELSQVQLMATNHYPPCPDPSLTLGLPKHSDVNLITLLLQGEVHGLQVFKDGQWLAVEPLPNAFVVNIGHMLRIISNGNLSSADHRVVTNKKVARTTVTSFIHPXSNCYIGPAKALLTDISPLYRDFVYKDFLSAYVADTHGRVPPLKRYKI; from the exons ATGGAGAAGCTCATATCAAGCAGGTCACACCTGCAATTTGTGCCCGAATCTTACATTTTACCACTGGAAAGTAGACCCGGGCAGACTGAAGTTCCTCTTTGTGAGACCATTCCAGTTATTGATATGGGAGGAGAGCTTGGTTCTGATCGAGGACAGCTAGTTAAACAGATTATACAGGCTAGCCAAGAATTTGGTTTCTTCCAG ttgatTAATCATGGGGTTCCAGAGAAACTAATGCATGATGTGTTGGACGTGGCCAAAGAGTTCTTTGAGCTGCCTGCCGAGGACAAGGCAAGCTTATATTCTGAGGATCCCAAGCAAAATTGTAGACTCTACACAAGCATAGACTATGAAGCAGAGAAGGTACATTACTGGAGAGACAATCTGC CTCCATTGTCAATTTGTCATCCTCTAGAGGAACATGTTCAATTTTGGCCTGAAAAGCCTGCTCCTTATCG GGATGTGGTTGGGAGTTATTCAGGAGAGGTGAGGAAGCTGAGTTTGTGGCTTTTGGATATAATTTGCGAAGGATTAGGACTTGAATCTGGATGTTTTGGGGAAGAACTCAGCCAAGTTCAGTTAATGGCTACAAATCATTACCCTCCATGCCCGGATCCAAGTCTAACCTTGGGATTGCCCAAACATAGCGATGTTAACCTCATAACACTTCTTCTCCAGGGGGAAGTTCATGGGCTACAAGTTTTTAAGGATGGACAATGGCTTGCAGTTGAGCCTCTCCCTAATGCATTTGTGGTTAATATAGGCCACATGTTGCGG ATTATCAGCAATGGGAATCTAAGCAGTGCTGACCATAGAGTTGTGACGAACAAAAAGGTTGCTCGGACAACAGTTACCAGCTTCATCCATC CAAGCAATTGCTATATTGGACCTGCAAAAGCTCTCCTTACAGATATTTCTCCACTCTATAGAGATTTTGTGTACAAGGATTTTCTTAGCGCCTATGTAGCAGACACTCATGGGAGAGTTCCGCCTCTCAAACGGTATAAgatttag